The Microbacterium trichothecenolyticum sequence AGGTGCCGGTGGTCATGACCATGTGCGTCACGCCGTCGAGCCGTACGGCCGCCTCGGCGACCTCGGCGAGCATCGCGGGGGTCTTCACCGCGATCGTCGTGCCCGCATCGAGCGAGGCCTCGATGGCGCAGAAGCGGCAGCGCTCGCTCTCGTCGTAGCGGACGCAGGTCTGCACGACGGTGGTGGCGAGCACGTTCTTGCCGTGGAGCTTGGCGATCTTGTCGTAGGCCACGCCCTCGTCGGTCTGCAGGTCGTAGAACTTCGGCCGGACGACCGGGGCGACGTCGAAGCCGAGATCGGCACCGTCGCGGGTCAGGCGCCCAGACGCGGTGATGACGTACGGACTGTTCGGATTGAGGGGGATGGCCGCGCCCTCGCCGTCGACGACGAAGTGGCCGTCGTCGCTCGGGCCGGCTCCGCCGGTGCGGCGGACGGGGGCGTCGCTGCGGACGCCGAGCAGGGCTAGGCTGACACGCGTCGAGACGCGATCACGATCGGCGGGTGCGAGCGCTGAAGCGTTGTCCATTCCCCCAGTAGAACGATGGCGTGTTTCGAGACGACGTCCAGCGGATAGCGGTTCTGTTTCCGCATCCTGAGTGTTCGCGCTTTCCGTTCAGCCCGGGCGGGGGCCGGAACCCGCGATGACGGACCGTGACGCCGCGACCCCCTCCCGGTCGGCGACGCCGTTAGCGTGACGAGGGTGACCCGGCCGCTGCGCTCCCTCGGATTCCTCACCATCGGCCTCTTCGACCGCGAGAACCCGCGGGCCGGGCACGAGACGACCCTCTCGATCATCGAGCGCGGCGAGCGCCTCGGCTTCGACAGCGCGTGGCTGCGCGACCGGCACCTGCAGTACGGCATCTCGTCGCCGGTCGCGGTGCTCGCGGCGGCATCCCAGCGCACGAGCCGCATCCGCCTGGGCACCGCGGTGATCCCGCTGGGGTGGGAGAACCCGCTGCGCCTGGCGGAAGACCTCGCGACGGTCGATGTGCTCACCGGCGGGCGGCTGGAGCCCGGCTTCTCGGTCGGGGCTCCGCGACGCTACGACGAGATCGCCCCCGCGCTGTACCCCGACACCGCCGACCAGGAGGACTTCGGCTACGAGCGCCTCGCGCGCCTGCGCCGCTTCCTCGCGGGTGAGCGGGTCAGTCCGTTCTCGGGCACCGAGGGCATCGAGGAGTACTCGGAGCGCGTCGAGCCCCACGCCGCGGGTCTCGCCGGTCGCCTCTGGTACGGCGCCGGGAGCCCGGCATCCACCACCTGGGCCGCCGAGAACGGTTTCCATCTGCTGACCAGCAGCGTCATCCAGTCGGTGCACTCGACCGACTTCGACGTCGAGCAGGACGCGCAGATCCGCCTGTACCGTGAGACGCACCCCGATGGCGAGAACGCCCGGGTGTCGCAGGGTCTCGTCGTCGTACCGACCGACTCAGCGACGCCCGCGCAGCGCCGACGCTATGAGGCGTACGCGGAGTCACGGCGGGGGCGCGTCGGCATCCCTCAGGGTCCGCGGGGGCTGCTGTTCGCCGAGGATCTCGTCGGCACGTCGGAGCAGATCGCGGAGCGGCTGCTGTCGTCGCGGTCGTTCCCGCAGGTCGACGAGGTGGCGTTCGCGCTGCCTTTCGCCTTCGAGCCCGACGACTACGCGCAGATCCTGGAGGACATCGCCGGGCGGTTGGGGCCGCTGCTCGGGTGGGCGCCGTCCCCTCGTTGACACCCGGATCCAGGATGCCGTGACCCGCCGCGGCATCCCGCGCACAACCTCCGCGATGCGCACAACCTCCGCCCCCACACCCGCAAATCACGCGAAGTTGCGCACATCACGGAGCGAGCGCACCCGCGGCGCCGAACCCGCGCCCCGCACGACCAGCGCACCCGCGGCGCCGCAGAACCCGCGCCACCCGCCACCCCCTCAGCGCTGCCGCGCCACCGCCCGGGCCAGCCGTGCCGCGGCCTCGCGCAGCAACGACTCGTCGGTGTCGCCGTAGGCGAGGCGCAGGTGCCGGTCGGCATCCGTCCCGGGGCCCGAGGGGAAGAACGATCCGCGCTGGTACTCCACGCCCTCGGCGCTTGCGTCGGCGGCGAGGCGGTCGGCATCCAGGGAGTCGTCGGTCAGACGCGGCCACAGGAACAGCCCGCCGTCGGGCACCGTGACGTCGAAGAAGCCGGATGCCGTGAGCGCCTCGGCCAGAGCGTGCGCCCGCGACCGGTACAGCTCCCGCGCCGCCCCCAAGACGCGCGGGAACAGTCCGGCGTCGCTCGTCAGCAGCTCGGCGACCACCGCCTGCACGAGAGTCGACGAGTGCGAATCCTGGCGGCTGCGCAGGGCCACGGCATCCGGAATCAGGCGCTCGGGCAGCACGACCCAGCCCAGGCGCAGACCCGGGCCGAGGGTCTTGGTGAAGGTGTTGACGTGGATGACGTGGTCGGAGTCGTGGAACGGCGCGAGCGACTCGGGCTCGCCGTGGAAGCGCAGCTCGCGGTACGGGTCGTCGGCGAACACGACGAAGCCGTACTTCTCGGCGAGATCCACGAGTTCCCGACGCCGGGCTGTGGGCAGCGACGACTGCGAGGGGTTGTGGAACTCCGGCACCGTGTACACCGCGGCCGGGCGCGCGCCGGCGCGCAGCTCGGATGCCAGGGCGTCGACGTCGAGCCCGTCGGCGCCGACGCGGATGGGCAGCACGCGCGCGTCGGCGAGCTCGAGGCCGCGCAAGAACAGCGGGAACACCGGGTTGTCGACAGCGACGAGATCGCCACGCTCGAGCACCGTCTGCACCGCGATCGCGAGGCCGTGGAAGCCGCCGTTGGTCACGAGCACGCGCTCCACGGGCACGCCCTCGTGCGCGGCGATCCACTCGCGCAGGGCGGGGATGCCCTCGGTGCGCGAGTACTGCAGCGACGGCGCACCGGCCCGACCGAGCACCCGGGCGGTCGCCTCGGCGAGCTCGGCGCTCGGCAGCACGGAGGGGTCCGGGATGCCGCCCAGCAGCTCGATCGCATCGGCGCGGCGGTCGCGCAGGGTTTGGTCGCCGAACCCCTTCGGCGCCGTGAAAGCCTGCACGAGCGCAGGACGGGAGGGGGCGAGAACGCTCATCGGGGACTCCGGAGGTCGGGGGTGGGGATCGCGTCGACGAGGGCCCGCGTGTATTCCTCGCGCGGGTGCGAGAGCACGTCGGCCACGCGCCCGGCCTCGATAACCCGTCCGTCTTTGAGCACCGAGACCGTGTCGGCGATCTGCCGCACGAGCGCGAGATCGTGCGAGACGAAGAGGTAGGTCAGGCCGCGTTCGCGCTGCAGCCGGCGGAGTACGTCGAACACCCCCGCCTGCACCGTCACGTCGAGCGCCGAGGTGGGCTCGTCGAGCACGATGACGTCGGGTTCGAGCACCAGGGCGCGTGCGATCGCGACGCGCTGACGCTGACCGCCCGACAGCGCGTCGGGGCGACGGCGGGTGAGCTGCGACGACAGGCCCACGGCATCCAGGGCCGCGGCGACCTTCGCCGACCGCTCGGCCCGCGTGCCGACGCGGTAGCGGTCGAGGGGTTCACGGACGATGCGCCCGACGCTCCACGTGGGATCCAGCGAGGTGAAGGGGTTCTGGTACACGAGCTGGAGGTGGCGACGGATGCCGCGGAGCTCCGCCTCGGTGCGCCCGGTCGCGGGTTTGCCGTCGATGAGGATCTCGCCGGCGTCGGGGGTCTCCAGGCCCAGCAGCAGCCGTACCGTGGTGGTCTTGCCCGAGCCCGACTCCCCCACGAGGGCGTGGGTCGTGCCCGGCGGCACGCGGAACGACACCGCCGATACCGCCGCGCGCTCGGACCCGTCGACCACGAAGCTCTTGGAGACCTCCCGCACCTCGATGCGGGTCGCGGTGGTATCGATGGTCCACGCGTCGACCCCGCGCCCGTCGGCATGCCGGTAGCGGTCGGGGTTGAGCGCCGGGGCGTCGGCCTGCAGCTGCAGCGTGTAGGGCGAGGTCGGCGCCTGGAAAACCTCGCGCGTGCGCCCCGCCTCTTGCACCCGCCCATCCTTGAGCACGACGATCTCGTCGGTGCGCTCGGCGGCGATCGCGAGGTCGTGCGTGATGAGGAGCAGACCGATGCCGAGCTCGGCGCGCAGCTCTCCGAGCAGGTCGAGGATGCGCTTCTGGATGGTGACGTCGAGCGCGCTGGTGGGCTCGTCGGCGACGAGCAGCTCGGGCTTCGGCAGCACCGCGAGCCCGATGAGCACGCGCTGCAGCATGCCGCCGGAGAGCTGGTGCGGGTACGAGCCGTAGACCCGACCCGGGTCGGGCAGGCCGACGCGGGCGAAGACCTCGAGGATGGCTTCGCGCCGGGCGTCGGCATCCGTGATCCCCGCCAGCTCAGCCGCTTCGTGCGCCTGCGAACCGACGGTGCGCACGGGGTTGAGCGCGTGCGAGGGATCCTGCGGTACGAAGCCGATGCGCCGGCCGCGGAAGGGGCGGAACCGCGCCTCGCTCAGCCCGAGCAGCTCGTCGCCGCCGAACTCCACGCGCCCGCGCGCCCGTCCGGTGGCGCGCGGCAGCAGCCGCAGCACCGACCGCGCGATCGTCGACTTGCCCGAGCCCGACTCGCCGATGAGGGCGAGGCTGCCCCCGGCCGGGATCGAGAACGACACGTCGTGCACCACGGGGGTGCGGCCGTAGGCCACCGTGAGACCGTCGACGCGCAGGAGGGCGGTCGCGGGAGACGTGTCGGGGCGCAGGGGAAGAGTGAGGGTCATGACGTCCTCCGAAGCCACCGGCTGATGCGGTTGATCGACAGCACGGTCGCCACCGTGACGAGCGCCGGCCACACGACGAGCCACGGCGCGCGCGGGTAGTCCTTGCCGGCCGAGATGAGCAGACCCCAGTCGGATGCCGGGGGCGGATCGCCGTAGCCGAGGAAGGCGAGTCCCGCGATGACGAGGATCGACAGGCCGAACTGCAGCACGGCGAGCGGGATGAGCGAGCGCGAGGCATTGGGCAGGACGTGCCGGAACAGCACGTGCAGGCTCGATCCGCCCTGCAGCCGCGCCGCCTCGACGAACACCGACGAGCGCACCCGCAGCACCTCGGAGCGCATGACCCGCGCGAACACGGCGACGGCCGAGACGCCGGTGGCGATCGCGGCGTTGATGGTCTGGAAACCCAGGGAGCTGACGATGACGACCGCGAGCAGGAACGCCGGGATCGCCAGCAGCACGTCGACGAAGCGGGCGAGCACGGTGTCGGTCCACGACCCGAGGAACCCGGCGAGCAGGCCGATGAGCCCGCCGACGACGACGCCGATCGCGACGGCGACCAGGGCGCTCGTCACCGACGACTGCGCGCCGAAAACGATGCGCGCGAACAGGTCGCGGCCGAGGTGGTCGGTGCCGAGCAGGTGCGCGACGCTCGGCGGCTGCAGCTTGTCGGCCGGCACGCCCTGCGCGGGATTCTGCGACGTGAAAAGGGTCGGCGCGACCGAGAAGGCGAGCACCACGGCCACGACCGCGAACGACACGACGACACCGACCGGGACGGCGAGACGGATGCCACGGACCCGGGCGATCGCGGGGCGCGACGGCGAGACGAGCGCGGTCATACGATGCTCACCTCCTCGCGCAGCAGCGGCGCGGGCTCCGTCCGGGACGCGACCGCCGCGGTGCGCGAGCCGATGGACACGCGGGGGTCGAGCAGGGGGTAGGCGAGGTCGGCGAGCAGGTTCACGACGACGAACACGATGGCCGCGAGCGAGACGACCGCCTGCAGCACCGGGAGGTCCTGGCTGGCGACGGCCTGCTCGACGAGGGTGCCGATGCCGACGCGGCCGAAGATCGCCTCGGTGATGAGCGCGCCGCCGAGCAGTTCGCCGACGATGAGCGCGAGCACGGTCACGGTCGGCAGCGCCGAGGGCTTCACGAGGTGGCGTGCGAAGAGCGCCCCCTGGCGGAGGCCCCGCGAGCGGGCGACCGCGACGTACTCCTGCCGCGACTCGTGGTCGAGCGAGGCGATGAGCACTTCCGCGAGCTGCGCAGACACCGGGATGCCGAGTGCCACCGCCGCGAAGAACGTGCCCCAGGGGGTCTCGGTGTCGATCATGCTGAACAGCCCGAGACCGAACGCGAACACGTGGATGAGCAGCAGGCCGATGACGAAGTTGGGCACCGACAGGAAGAGCGAGGGCAGCGAGCGCACCACGCCCTGGCCGAAGCGTGCGGGAATGAATTGCGTGCCGTACGCGATCGCGACGGCGAGCACGATGGCCACCAGCAGAGCGACGGCCGCGAGGCTGAGGGTGGAGCCGAGCGCGTCGAGCACGAGGGTGCTCACCGGCAGGTTCGATCGCAGCGAGACGCCGAGGTCGCCGATGACGAAGCGTCCGAGCGAGGCCCCGAGCTGCACCCACCAGGGCTGGTCGAGGCCGTAGTAGGCCACGATGCGGGCGATGTCGTCTTCGGTGAAGCCCGCGTCGGGCGTGCGCAGGATGCTCGAGATCGGGTCGCCGGGCAAAATGCTGAGCACGAAGAACGTGAACAGATACGCCAGCAGCACGACGACGATCGCTTGACCGGTGCGCCGCAGCGCGAAGCCGCCGTAGGTGCGGAGCATGCTCTCTCCTCTCGTGTCGGTGAGCCGATGGGGGTGGATGCCATGGCATCCACCCCCATCGGGATCAGCCGTTCAGCCAGGCGTCCAGGTAGTACGCGTAGGCGAGGCCGTTGTACGTGACGCCGCTGACCTCGGGGGACTGCACGTAGACGCGCTGCACGATCTGCGTGAGCGGCACGAAGTAGCCCTGATCGAGCACGTAGCCCTGCAGCTCGTCGGCGACCTTCGCGCGGGCATCGCGGTCGGTGGCGGTGGCGATCCTGGTCGACAGGTCGTTCAGCGTGGCATCCGAGGTCCCCACCTTGAACCAGTCCTCGTCGCCCTTCTTCTGCGAGGTGAGCACGCCCGCGACGGTTCCGACGTCGACGAAGCTGCGCGTGATCTCGGTCGCCGGGATCGTGGCGTTGCCGATGACCTTCTGGCCGTACGTCGGCACGTCGTAGGTCTCGAGGTTCACGTCGAACCCGAGGCTGGTCAGCTGCTGGTCGACGAGCTCGTCGACCGACTGCGAGGCCTGCAGGTAGGGGTTGGGGTAGAGCGTGAACGACAGCTTCTGGCCGTTCTTCGTGCGGACGCCGTCGGACCCCTTCGCCCAGCCCGCCTCATCGAGCAGTGCCGCAGCCTTGTCGGGGTCGTAGGCGAAGTCGGCGCTGTGGTCGGTCGCCTCGGGCACCGTGCTCTGAATGAACGACTCCGCCGCGAACCAGTCGTCGGTGTAGACGGTCGAGAGGATCTCGTCACGGTCGATGCCGTGCTGCACCGCCTGGCGCACCTTAATGTCGTCGAAGGGCGCGACCGAGGTGTTCAGCGCGTAGCCGTTGACGAACCCGAGGTAGCGGGGGGTCTCGACGGTCAGCCCCTCCTGCTTGAGGGCCTCGAGGTCTTGCGGGCTGGCGTTGTACGCCACCTGCGCCTGGCCGGACTCGACCGAGGCGGTGCGCAGCGTCGGCTCGGCGACCTGCTTGTACGTGATCGTGTCGAGGTAGGCGGGGCCCTCGTGGCCGATGGCCTCCGGACCCCAGTCGTAGTCGTCGCGCTTCTTCAGCACGACGCTGTCGCCGTCGGCGACCTTCTCGACGACGAAGGGACCACTGCCGATGTCTTTCGTCAGGTCGGCCTGCTGGTCCGCGGGCAGGGCGAGAGTGGCCGGCGAGATGAGGATCGAGCCGTGATAGGCCAGGGTCGGGATGAAGCTCAGCGTCGGGGCTGCGAACGACACCTTCACCGTCGTGGCATCCACGGCCTCCGCCCCCACGTAGTTGGCCGAGGGGAACAGGCCGATGCGGTTGATGCCCTCGTCGGGGCGCCCCTTGGCCCAGATGTCGATGTTGGCGACGACCGCGGCGGCATCCAGAGGCGTGCCGTCGGAGAACGTCACGCCGTCCTTCAGGTGCAGCGTCAATTCGGTCTTGTCGGCGTTCTCGTCCCAGCTCTTCGCGATCCACGGGCTGAGGTTTCCCTCGGCGTCGACGTAGACGAGCTTGTCGGTGAGGTGGCCCCAGATGTGGCCCTGGTAGCTCGAGATGGAGCTGTTGTTCGGGATCCAGGTGGCACCGAGAGAGTCGATGAGGAACACCAGATCGCCGCCGGGCTTGGGGGTCGAGCTCTCGGCCGGGGCGGCGGAGGTTCCGGCACCGCACCCGCTGAGCAGGACGGCTCCGACGGTAAGGGCGGAGGCGACGCCGAGAAGGCGTCGGAGGCGAGCGGTCATGGGGGTCCTTGTGCGGTGAGGAGATCGGGTTACAGGGCTTTTCCGGGGTTGAACAGACCGGCTGGGTCGAGCGCGTTCTTGATCGCGAGCTGTGCGACGCGCACACGTTCGGCGAGCTCTTCGGCGGCGAGCTCGCGCTTGACCGTGCCGATGCCGTGCTCACCGCTGACGGTGCCGCCGACCGCGAGCGCCGCACGCACGAGGTCGTCTGCCGCGTCGTGCAGCACCCTGGGCACCGCAGAAGGATCGGCACCGGCCGGGATCGGCAGGGTGATGACGGGATGCAGGTTGCCGTCGCCGGCGTGGGAGACCGCGCTCACGGCGACGCCGTAGCGGGCCTCGATCTCGGGGAAACCGGCGAAGACCTCGGCGATGCGCGACTTGGGCACGGCGATGTCACCGGCGACGAACCAGGACCCCTCGCCGAGGCGACGGCCCGCCCGGCGCAGTTCCCACAGCAACTGGGCGTCCGCATCGCCCTCGGTCTCGACCCGCGCGCCAGCGGCCTCGAGGGCGATGGTCAGTTCGGCGGTCTGCTCGTCGATGCCGAAGCCGTCGAGCTCGATGAGCAGCAGCGACGCCCCGCGGGCACGCAGTCCGGAAGCGTTCGCCGCGTCGATGGCGTCGAGGGTGGGCTCGTCGAGGAACTCGATGACGCTCGGGCGCACGCGCGACGCGGTGATGGCGCCGATTCCGGCGGCTCCGGCCGCCGTGGAGTCGAAGAACGCCGTCACCGTACGACGGGCGACGGGCAGCGGTCGGATGCGCACGGTCGCGCGCACGACGATGCCGAGCACCCCCTCCGATCCCACGAACAGCGAGACGAGGTCGAGTCCGGTGACGCCCTTGATCGAGCGGTGGCCGATCGAGACGAGGCTGCCGTCGGCGAGCACGACGTCGAGGGCGAGCACCGACTCGCGTGTGACGCCGTACTTGGCGCAGCGCAGGCCCCCGGCGTTGGTGGCGATGTTGCCGCCGATCGTCGAGATGCGCCAGCTGGCGGGGTCGGGGGCGTAGAAGAGGCCGAGAGGGGCGAGGTGGTCGTTGAGGGCGGCGTTGAGCACGCCGGGCTCGACGACCGCGACCTCGTCGGCGGGCGAGACCTCGACGATGCGGTTCAGGCGCTCGGTCGTGATCACGAGCTGGTCGGCGTGAGCCGAGGCACCGCCGGAGAGGCCGGTGCCGGCACCCCGGGGGACGACGCTCACCCCGTGGCGGGCGGCGAGACGTACGAGCTGCTGCACCTGCTCCGCCGACGCGGGGAAAGCCACCGCGGGCCCGTCGAGCCCTGCGGCCCCGTGCCGGGGCGCGGTGGCGGCGTCGTACGCGAACGCGGTCGTCTCGGCGGACGGCGGGCGCACCTCGATACCCGGCGCCTCGGCGCGGACGTCGTCCAGCAGAGCGGACAGACCCGTCGACGGGGCGATCGCGGTGGGAGCGCTCATGGGCGGACCTCTCGGTGGGAAGCGGATACGGTGGGCTCCGGCCGAACATAGGCGGGACCGAAGGCGGGGTCACCTCCGACGACACGCTCTGTCGCGATGCGTCACCGTCCGTCACGACGCGTCGCGGGGCGTCACGAACAAGCGCGCG is a genomic window containing:
- a CDS encoding LLM class flavin-dependent oxidoreductase, whose product is MTRVTRPLRSLGFLTIGLFDRENPRAGHETTLSIIERGERLGFDSAWLRDRHLQYGISSPVAVLAAASQRTSRIRLGTAVIPLGWENPLRLAEDLATVDVLTGGRLEPGFSVGAPRRYDEIAPALYPDTADQEDFGYERLARLRRFLAGERVSPFSGTEGIEEYSERVEPHAAGLAGRLWYGAGSPASTTWAAENGFHLLTSSVIQSVHSTDFDVEQDAQIRLYRETHPDGENARVSQGLVVVPTDSATPAQRRRYEAYAESRRGRVGIPQGPRGLLFAEDLVGTSEQIAERLLSSRSFPQVDEVAFALPFAFEPDDYAQILEDIAGRLGPLLGWAPSPR
- a CDS encoding aminotransferase-like domain-containing protein: MSVLAPSRPALVQAFTAPKGFGDQTLRDRRADAIELLGGIPDPSVLPSAELAEATARVLGRAGAPSLQYSRTEGIPALREWIAAHEGVPVERVLVTNGGFHGLAIAVQTVLERGDLVAVDNPVFPLFLRGLELADARVLPIRVGADGLDVDALASELRAGARPAAVYTVPEFHNPSQSSLPTARRRELVDLAEKYGFVVFADDPYRELRFHGEPESLAPFHDSDHVIHVNTFTKTLGPGLRLGWVVLPERLIPDAVALRSRQDSHSSTLVQAVVAELLTSDAGLFPRVLGAARELYRSRAHALAEALTASGFFDVTVPDGGLFLWPRLTDDSLDADRLAADASAEGVEYQRGSFFPSGPGTDADRHLRLAYGDTDESLLREAAARLARAVARQR
- a CDS encoding dipeptide ABC transporter ATP-binding protein encodes the protein MTLTLPLRPDTSPATALLRVDGLTVAYGRTPVVHDVSFSIPAGGSLALIGESGSGKSTIARSVLRLLPRATGRARGRVEFGGDELLGLSEARFRPFRGRRIGFVPQDPSHALNPVRTVGSQAHEAAELAGITDADARREAILEVFARVGLPDPGRVYGSYPHQLSGGMLQRVLIGLAVLPKPELLVADEPTSALDVTIQKRILDLLGELRAELGIGLLLITHDLAIAAERTDEIVVLKDGRVQEAGRTREVFQAPTSPYTLQLQADAPALNPDRYRHADGRGVDAWTIDTTATRIEVREVSKSFVVDGSERAAVSAVSFRVPPGTTHALVGESGSGKTTTVRLLLGLETPDAGEILIDGKPATGRTEAELRGIRRHLQLVYQNPFTSLDPTWSVGRIVREPLDRYRVGTRAERSAKVAAALDAVGLSSQLTRRRPDALSGGQRQRVAIARALVLEPDVIVLDEPTSALDVTVQAGVFDVLRRLQRERGLTYLFVSHDLALVRQIADTVSVLKDGRVIEAGRVADVLSHPREEYTRALVDAIPTPDLRSPR
- a CDS encoding ABC transporter permease — encoded protein: MTALVSPSRPAIARVRGIRLAVPVGVVVSFAVVAVVLAFSVAPTLFTSQNPAQGVPADKLQPPSVAHLLGTDHLGRDLFARIVFGAQSSVTSALVAVAIGVVVGGLIGLLAGFLGSWTDTVLARFVDVLLAIPAFLLAVVIVSSLGFQTINAAIATGVSAVAVFARVMRSEVLRVRSSVFVEAARLQGGSSLHVLFRHVLPNASRSLIPLAVLQFGLSILVIAGLAFLGYGDPPPASDWGLLISAGKDYPRAPWLVVWPALVTVATVLSINRISRWLRRTS
- a CDS encoding ABC transporter permease; protein product: MLRTYGGFALRRTGQAIVVVLLAYLFTFFVLSILPGDPISSILRTPDAGFTEDDIARIVAYYGLDQPWWVQLGASLGRFVIGDLGVSLRSNLPVSTLVLDALGSTLSLAAVALLVAIVLAVAIAYGTQFIPARFGQGVVRSLPSLFLSVPNFVIGLLLIHVFAFGLGLFSMIDTETPWGTFFAAVALGIPVSAQLAEVLIASLDHESRQEYVAVARSRGLRQGALFARHLVKPSALPTVTVLALIVGELLGGALITEAIFGRVGIGTLVEQAVASQDLPVLQAVVSLAAIVFVVVNLLADLAYPLLDPRVSIGSRTAAVASRTEPAPLLREEVSIV
- a CDS encoding ABC transporter substrate-binding protein, whose product is MTARLRRLLGVASALTVGAVLLSGCGAGTSAAPAESSTPKPGGDLVFLIDSLGATWIPNNSSISSYQGHIWGHLTDKLVYVDAEGNLSPWIAKSWDENADKTELTLHLKDGVTFSDGTPLDAAAVVANIDIWAKGRPDEGINRIGLFPSANYVGAEAVDATTVKVSFAAPTLSFIPTLAYHGSILISPATLALPADQQADLTKDIGSGPFVVEKVADGDSVVLKKRDDYDWGPEAIGHEGPAYLDTITYKQVAEPTLRTASVESGQAQVAYNASPQDLEALKQEGLTVETPRYLGFVNGYALNTSVAPFDDIKVRQAVQHGIDRDEILSTVYTDDWFAAESFIQSTVPEATDHSADFAYDPDKAAALLDEAGWAKGSDGVRTKNGQKLSFTLYPNPYLQASQSVDELVDQQLTSLGFDVNLETYDVPTYGQKVIGNATIPATEITRSFVDVGTVAGVLTSQKKGDEDWFKVGTSDATLNDLSTRIATATDRDARAKVADELQGYVLDQGYFVPLTQIVQRVYVQSPEVSGVTYNGLAYAYYLDAWLNG
- a CDS encoding FAD-binding oxidoreductase, translating into MSAPTAIAPSTGLSALLDDVRAEAPGIEVRPPSAETTAFAYDAATAPRHGAAGLDGPAVAFPASAEQVQQLVRLAARHGVSVVPRGAGTGLSGGASAHADQLVITTERLNRIVEVSPADEVAVVEPGVLNAALNDHLAPLGLFYAPDPASWRISTIGGNIATNAGGLRCAKYGVTRESVLALDVVLADGSLVSIGHRSIKGVTGLDLVSLFVGSEGVLGIVVRATVRIRPLPVARRTVTAFFDSTAAGAAGIGAITASRVRPSVIEFLDEPTLDAIDAANASGLRARGASLLLIELDGFGIDEQTAELTIALEAAGARVETEGDADAQLLWELRRAGRRLGEGSWFVAGDIAVPKSRIAEVFAGFPEIEARYGVAVSAVSHAGDGNLHPVITLPIPAGADPSAVPRVLHDAADDLVRAALAVGGTVSGEHGIGTVKRELAAEELAERVRVAQLAIKNALDPAGLFNPGKAL